A single genomic interval of Clostridium facile harbors:
- a CDS encoding glycosyl hydrolase, with product MKRKSKTTGRKMVAVLTSAALLASVGATTVTALESTAVQKGSIIHEFKNPEENSKPMVRYWLPDAAADPEIVADEITSMYEAGYRGVEIAMVPRYSVFDPSEYGFGTEAWRNLLKTIFKTAKSFPTEFRVDLTSTPMWPVSSNMIDPNDDGASKELAHSYTKIIQSGITDLPMPETRVLDSMRCPFVFTDDFLAATVAQVESVDADGNFVLKEDSMKDVSDAVVQLEKTTPAGVPDMNDAYMQQIYDGVTMDLEGGRSTEEQKNQPVTNENIEYVFGDRDRMADTQNYYSIDTSKLGIDLSQINQGGQVQAGDWLLFGFYTRGSGYALGTDSKVVSGGAVIYPINACQENVPYVVDHFSDTGANVTKELWDKYILCDEELAQLIREADCSIFEDSIEILSASPFWSTKYQEYFKQDAGYDLTRYLPYITSAKTCSTDKVSGYDPTKFYGTNSSRYIEDYFTVLSNMYQNLFVGSMLDWCHNDLDALYRTQAYITKGISVDTGAVSLDLDITEGESLAWKTNYDKFRILSGATHIAGKKYVTDEVLATSRGTSIKDNYPYGASYAISWDKAVEKLNDNWVLGVNLMMMHGAAYAEAHTFTSDGTDRLDTQWPGWHPFGANAADPWTNRQPYFEDVNVMTQYMAASQAILQNGLPKMDVLLYAPKTIDSGDDGSTCEIYDQSVLVDALDQGYTYDIVGEAGILHENAVVENKTLVANGPEYKAMVVYNTDTIGAEAAQQMLNFAKQGLPIIFVGGTPARVSGVSADSINSGAVVDGDKIDSDAEVQAIMAEITSFDNVAVIQDVPGVLTQLEQFGISSRVSYPSTQDLRSYCRYDETDGTYYYYFYNGSRDQKSISVPVTMTGEGAPYKLDAWTGEISPIAWYNQSGNQTTTQLDLEYNESAIIAISKNEAEFGAAPKVHVTNTTADNAVVEGNDIVARSEAKGAVTAELSNGSNISCELNPMEEMTLKNWDIAVESWGPSADPNAPATQSDKTTVNFANTGLTSWKNLPATAEQLATLGVESMSYVSGIGHYSTSFQIDSLEEGQGAYLNFEHGNDEVTEIIVNGHDLGGINQSKNIVDIGQYLKEGENTISIKLATPLNNRIQVENPVFQERYEQGYVQDYGLTAVSLVPYDEAVIYTATENGGTNGGNGTSSEGNVQTGDASTIGILAALGAAGVTAYIIRRKRNHNS from the coding sequence ATGAAAAGAAAAAGTAAGACAACAGGACGTAAAATGGTTGCGGTTCTCACCAGCGCGGCATTGCTCGCGTCGGTTGGGGCAACCACAGTAACTGCCTTGGAAAGCACAGCAGTGCAAAAAGGCAGCATTATCCACGAGTTTAAAAACCCGGAAGAAAACTCGAAACCAATGGTTCGGTATTGGCTACCGGACGCTGCCGCTGACCCGGAAATTGTAGCGGACGAAATCACTTCCATGTATGAAGCGGGTTACCGTGGCGTGGAAATCGCGATGGTTCCCCGTTACTCGGTATTTGACCCATCCGAATATGGGTTTGGCACCGAAGCTTGGAGGAACCTGTTAAAAACAATCTTTAAAACAGCAAAGAGTTTTCCAACCGAGTTCCGTGTGGATTTAACCAGTACCCCAATGTGGCCAGTCTCCTCCAATATGATTGACCCAAATGATGATGGGGCAAGTAAGGAATTGGCACACTCTTACACAAAAATCATCCAGTCTGGTATAACAGACCTGCCAATGCCAGAAACCCGTGTGCTGGATTCCATGAGATGTCCATTTGTGTTTACGGATGACTTTTTGGCGGCAACCGTTGCACAGGTGGAAAGTGTAGATGCAGATGGGAACTTTGTGCTAAAAGAGGATAGCATGAAGGACGTTTCGGACGCTGTTGTGCAATTGGAGAAAACAACCCCAGCAGGTGTGCCGGATATGAACGATGCTTATATGCAGCAGATTTATGACGGTGTTACCATGGATCTGGAAGGGGGAAGAAGCACCGAGGAACAAAAAAATCAGCCGGTTACCAATGAGAATATCGAATATGTATTTGGCGACCGTGACCGTATGGCGGACACCCAGAACTATTATTCCATTGACACTTCTAAATTGGGGATTGATCTTTCCCAAATCAATCAGGGCGGCCAAGTACAGGCAGGAGACTGGTTATTGTTTGGCTTCTACACCAGAGGCAGTGGCTATGCCTTGGGCACAGATTCTAAGGTTGTTTCTGGCGGGGCAGTTATTTACCCAATTAACGCTTGCCAGGAAAATGTACCATATGTAGTGGACCATTTCAGTGATACTGGCGCCAATGTCACCAAAGAGCTGTGGGACAAATACATCCTTTGTGACGAGGAGCTTGCCCAGCTAATCCGGGAAGCGGATTGCTCTATTTTTGAGGATTCGATTGAGATTTTGAGCGCAAGCCCATTCTGGTCTACCAAATACCAGGAGTATTTTAAACAGGACGCTGGCTATGACCTAACCCGATATCTACCATACATCACCAGCGCAAAAACATGCAGCACAGATAAAGTTTCTGGCTATGACCCAACCAAATTTTATGGTACCAACAGCAGCCGCTATATTGAGGATTACTTTACTGTATTAAGCAACATGTACCAGAATTTGTTTGTAGGTAGCATGTTGGATTGGTGCCATAATGATCTGGATGCTCTGTACCGAACCCAGGCATATATTACCAAAGGAATTTCGGTAGACACTGGTGCGGTTTCACTGGATTTGGACATTACGGAAGGGGAATCCTTGGCATGGAAAACCAACTACGATAAATTCCGTATTTTATCCGGTGCTACCCATATCGCGGGCAAAAAATATGTGACCGATGAAGTTTTGGCAACTTCCAGGGGGACTTCTATCAAAGATAACTATCCATATGGGGCAAGCTATGCGATTTCCTGGGATAAAGCAGTGGAAAAATTAAACGATAACTGGGTATTAGGCGTCAATTTAATGATGATGCACGGTGCGGCTTATGCAGAAGCCCATACCTTTACTTCGGATGGCACCGACCGTCTGGATACCCAATGGCCAGGATGGCATCCATTTGGCGCCAACGCGGCAGATCCATGGACGAACCGCCAGCCTTATTTTGAGGATGTCAATGTGATGACCCAGTACATGGCAGCTTCCCAGGCTATCCTGCAAAATGGTTTGCCAAAAATGGATGTATTGCTGTATGCTCCAAAAACCATTGATTCAGGAGATGATGGCAGCACCTGTGAAATTTACGACCAATCCGTTTTAGTGGATGCTTTGGATCAAGGCTATACCTATGATATTGTAGGGGAAGCGGGAATCCTCCATGAAAATGCGGTTGTAGAAAACAAGACATTGGTAGCAAACGGTCCAGAATATAAAGCAATGGTAGTATACAACACAGATACCATTGGTGCAGAAGCAGCGCAACAGATGCTCAACTTTGCGAAACAGGGCTTGCCAATCATCTTTGTAGGTGGAACCCCTGCAAGGGTATCCGGCGTTTCTGCTGACAGTATCAATAGCGGTGCGGTAGTTGATGGCGATAAGATTGACAGCGACGCAGAAGTCCAAGCAATTATGGCGGAAATCACGAGCTTTGATAACGTTGCGGTGATTCAGGATGTACCAGGTGTATTGACCCAGTTAGAACAGTTTGGAATCTCCTCCAGAGTATCCTATCCATCTACCCAGGATTTGCGCAGCTACTGCCGTTATGATGAAACAGACGGAACCTATTACTATTATTTCTACAATGGTTCTAGGGACCAAAAATCCATTTCAGTGCCAGTTACCATGACAGGGGAAGGCGCCCCATACAAATTGGACGCTTGGACAGGAGAAATTTCTCCAATTGCATGGTACAACCAATCCGGAAACCAGACTACAACCCAGTTGGATTTGGAATACAACGAATCTGCTATTATAGCGATTTCCAAAAATGAAGCGGAATTTGGCGCGGCTCCAAAAGTACATGTCACCAATACCACAGCGGATAACGCAGTAGTAGAAGGAAATGACATTGTAGCCCGCAGCGAAGCGAAAGGCGCAGTGACAGCGGAACTCTCCAACGGAAGCAATATCTCCTGCGAATTAAACCCGATGGAAGAAATGACATTGAAAAACTGGGATATTGCAGTGGAAAGCTGGGGCCCAAGTGCAGATCCAAACGCACCGGCAACCCAATCGGATAAAACAACGGTGAACTTTGCCAATACTGGCTTGACAAGCTGGAAAAACCTGCCGGCAACAGCGGAACAATTGGCTACACTGGGCGTAGAATCCATGTCCTATGTATCTGGCATTGGACATTATAGCACCAGCTTCCAGATTGATTCTCTGGAAGAAGGGCAGGGGGCTTACCTGAATTTTGAACATGGTAACGACGAAGTAACCGAAATCATTGTAAACGGCCATGACTTGGGCGGAATCAACCAGAGTAAAAATATTGTGGATATTGGCCAATATCTGAAAGAAGGGGAAAACACCATTTCCATTAAATTGGCAACCCCATTGAATAACAGGATTCAGGTAGAAAACCCAGTATTCCAGGAACGTTACGAACAAGGCTATGTGCAGGATTACGGTTTAACCGCAGTATCCTTAGTACCATATGATGAAGCAGTGATTTACACCGCAACCGAAAATGGTGGAACCAATGGTGGAAACGGAACCAGCAGCGAAGGGAATGTGCAAACTGGTGATGCTTCCACAATAGGCATTCTGGCGGCACTCGGCGCAGCAGGCGTAACCGCTTATATCATTCGCAGAAAACGGAACCATAATTCCTAG